The Streptomyces durmitorensis genome contains the following window.
CCTCGTACTGCGGGAGAACGGAGGCGATCACCGGGGCGGTCGGGCGGGACCGGCTCGGATCCGTCACAGCAGCCGACCTCGGCGTACCGCTTGTGGACATCGCCGTGCCCGGTCGAGTCCGGCGAGGGCCGTCGGCCGTTGCCCTTCTCCCCGTCATTCTTCTTCCCGTCATTCTTCTCCCCGACATTCTTCTTCCCGTCGCCCTTCTTCCCGTCACCCCTCGGCCCCGGCCTCTGCTCTCCGGGTAACGCCGGCTCGCAGGTCGGGCCGGCGCAGACCTCGCCGTCCGCGTGCGGTCTGTCAGGGCCCGCCTTCACCGAGGGGCCGCTCCTTCCGTCGATCGAGCGTGTGTCCGGGGATGGGGATGTCGTCGAGGTGTCGAGCATCCATCGCTGGTCGGCGGAGCCGTCACGAACCTTGACCACGACATCCGCGCCCTTGCGCGAGGAGGCAGGCGTGACCGCAAGACCTTCGTGCCACCGGGGCAGCAACTCCCCCAGCACGGTCAGGTCGTAGCGCACCTCATCGGCACGCGCGTCCGAAGGCGCCACACATCTGCCGAGGGTGACCACTCCGTCGTTCGCGTGGGAGTCCAGGCAGAGATCGGGACGGGCGACGCTGCTCAGCAGTCCGTTCTTCGCGTACGACCACTGCTGATCCGCCTCGTCCGAGCACTCGGCCAGCTTCGTCTCGGCACCGGGCCTGGCTTTGCCGCCCCGGATGTCGAGGCAGAGCTCCGCCGCCACGTTGCGGAGTCTGCCCTGGTCGGACCGGTCGGGGTATCCCGCGGATGTGGGAGGGGGTGAGCCTGCGGGCGGCGCCTCGGGATCCGCGCTCGGGTGGGTTTCACGGCTTCCGGCCATGTCGGTCGGGGGCACGGACCCGCCGCTGCCGCCGTCACCCGACGAGAGGATGGCGACGAGCACGGTCGCGAGCAGTGCGGCGGACCCCAGGACCGCTCCGGTGCGCAGCGCCTTGGAGTACGTCCGCGCGGGCCCGAGCGCACCGCCCGGCAGGGGGATGCGCGACGGAGGGCGATGGCGTCCGCCGCTGCCCGAGTGCCTGCCGCCGCGTCCGGCGGCTGCTCCGCCACGCGTCGCCGGGCGCCCGCGCCCCGGCCTCGACTCCAGGTACCGCCGGGCGCCCCAGCCGAGTACCGCTTCGGCGAGAAGAGTGTCCAACCCACTCTCGACAAGGCCGAGTTGGTCGGAAACGTCACGGCAGTGGCCACACTCCGACAGATGGTGTTGAACATCGGGCAGTAAGGCGCCACCGCGGCGAATCGTGACGTCGAGGAGTCGGTTGTAGAGGGGGCATTCCTTGGTAGGTGCAAGTTCCCGGTGGGCGCGGACGATGCCTGCCCGGAATTGTTCACGCGCCTGCTCAAGGGCGTCGACCGCGAGGTCGGCGCTCAAGCCCGACAAACCAGCGGGTATGGATATGTGCTCGGCCTCGACCGCGGTGTGCCACAGCAGGCACTGGGCAACTCCTGGAAGAGCCCAGAAGGAACGCGCGGCGAGTTGCCGCTTCGTGGGCGTCATGGAGGTCGCCGCCCGCATGCCGCGACCGCCGGTCGGTTTGCGGAGTTCCGGCATGAGAGCGGATATGCGGTCGTCGACGCACCATCCCCTGACCGTCTCCCTGACGGTCACGAGGAGAAGGGGGCGCAGGGCACCGCCCGGCTCGCCACGCGCCATGTGCCCGAGCACCTGATGGAAGGATGCCGCGGCGACCATCGAGGCCGAACTCGCCCAAGTGGCGAGGCAGATGGCCGAGTAGTCGTGCGCCGACTGCCAGTGCCGCGCGAGCAGGAGGGCGACGGGCTGGTCCGACTCTTCCTCTGTCCGGCCTCGCAGTCGGGCGGCGAGGCTCATGTCGGATTCCGCGTGGCTCACGCCGGGACGAGGGGGGTGGGACGGGCGTGGGGGGTGGGGCGGTTGCACAGAACCTTTTCCTTCCAAACCGAAGGACGGCACACGGGATATCGGGCCCATCGAAATGCGGGCGGCTGATTGGTGCATACCTGGGACTCGCCAAGGCGGGAATTAGATCAACGAACCACGAGACTCAGCCTCGATACTGCACCGCGACACTGTCCGAATACGGCCAACTGACGACCTTTTGGGTCGACGACCGGCACGAAATCGCGAACAGGAAAAGCGGTCCTGACCATTGCCTCGGCGCGAGGACGCTCACCTTGACACAGGCGACTCACGGGAAACAAGAAGTTCGAGCGACATCCATTCAAGTCGAGAGAGGACGGCCGACGTTACCGGCAGTACTCGCACCCGCTTTCGAAGAATGTCGCGGATCCCCCTCCCGGGAGGGCCTCAACCGCAGCCATGGAAGGCCCACTTGCACTCGCGTCCACGCCAACTCCCTTACGCACGCGCCCTCTTCCCCGCTCGCCCATCAGCAGCACGCCCCCCCCCTCACCTGCCCCACGAGGCAGCGAGCGCGTTCCGCCAGACGGGGCTGTCCACATAGTGGTTGTCGTAGCGCTCCGAGGACTCCGCGATCTTCTTCGGGTCACTCTCGCCGCGCATGACGCTGCCCAGCAGGCGCAGGTAGTCGAAGCGGGCCATGCCGGGCGTGAAGATGAACAGGACGTCCGCCTCGCAGCCCGGAGCCGCGGCGAAGGCGTGCGGAGTGTGCGGGGGCACGGCGAGGAAGTCGCCGGCCTTCAGGACGGTGATCTCCTCGCCCACCAAGACCTGGAGGGAGCCACTGATCACGAAGAAGAGTTCCGTCGCCTTGGTGTGGAAGTGCGCGGGAGCCCCGACGGCCCCCGCGGCGAACGTGGAGCGGTACACGGTGAACCCGCCGTCCGGCCCGTCCGTGTCGGCCAGCAGCGTCATCACACTGCTCGGATCGGCGGAGGTCTCGGCCTCCGCGGCGCGGGTGAGGAGGGCGGCGAAGTCGGTGTTCTTGCTGCTCATGGTGGTGTCCCCTTCGATTCGACAGCGGACCCGCTGTCGTTGTGATCACCACTCTACGAAGCCGAAAGACCTGCCACGGAGTGCAATTCACCGCCGAAAAGTGAGGTCAATTCTCCGGTATGCCACCCTGATCCACCAGACCGTTCCGCGACCACTGTTCAGGCATCACCCCTCAGCCAATCCCGCTGGATCTCGCGGGCGAGGGCGCGGCGCACGGAAGCCGAGCCGGGGGCGGTGACGTTCTCGGGGATGTCGAGACGGCGGCTGATCTCGTCGTACGCGTGCCGGTGGCTGCCCGGCAGTTGCACCTGATGCTGCCTCAGGTCCTCTTCGAGGAGGCGCCGCAGCTCGTCGACGTTCTGGGGCGTGAAGCGCTTCCTTCCCCGGACGAGGGCATGGACGTAACGCGCGCAGTGCGCTCCGTCGTCCAAGGTCTCGGAGACTTCCTCGGCCAGGCCCCACAGGCGCCCCTCCAGCCAGGGGAGGTCTCGCTGGTCGAGGTGGAGATCCATCGGCGGCAGGAGGCGCTCGTCCGTCCGGGACTTCGCCATCTGCTTGGACACCGCGGGCTGGCTCATGTCCGCGAGCTCGGCGATCTTGTCCTGCGTCCAGCCGAAGCCGGCGAACAGCTGGATCATTTCCGCGCGCAACTTCCGCATCTCCTCGCCCGCGCGGATGACCTCGTTCATGCCGGCGAGCATCCGCTCGGCCTGCCCCTCGGTCAGCGCCCCGGCGTTCTGGTGAGTGTCCTCTTCAGCTGCCATGCCTCGGTTATACCGTCCAGCCGCTCTGGCGCCATAACCAGGTTCCATAACGGGGTTGTATAACCCAGTTATGAGTGTCACGATCGGCGCATGCCCACCTACTCCGCGCCTGACGGAACCCGACTCGCCTACCACCCGCAGGGAGACGGTGACCCCCTCGTGTGCATCCCGGGCGGTCCCGCGGATTCCCGCTACCTCGGCGATCTCGGCGGCCTGGCCGCGCACCGGCAGCTGATCGTTCTGGACAGTCGCGGTACCGGGCGGTCCGCGGTTCCCGAAGACCCCTCCTCCTACCGGTGCGACCGCCTCGTCGAGGACGTCGAGGCCCTGCGCGACCACCTCGGACTCCCCCGGATGGACCTGCTCGGCCACTCCGGCGGCGCCAACGTCGCGACGCAGTACGCGGCCCGGTACCCACAGCGCCTCGGCAAGCTCG
Protein-coding sequences here:
- a CDS encoding RICIN domain-containing protein, whose translation is MSHAESDMSLAARLRGRTEEESDQPVALLLARHWQSAHDYSAICLATWASSASMVAAASFHQVLGHMARGEPGGALRPLLLVTVRETVRGWCVDDRISALMPELRKPTGGRGMRAATSMTPTKRQLAARSFWALPGVAQCLLWHTAVEAEHISIPAGLSGLSADLAVDALEQAREQFRAGIVRAHRELAPTKECPLYNRLLDVTIRRGGALLPDVQHHLSECGHCRDVSDQLGLVESGLDTLLAEAVLGWGARRYLESRPGRGRPATRGGAAAGRGGRHSGSGGRHRPPSRIPLPGGALGPARTYSKALRTGAVLGSAALLATVLVAILSSGDGGSGGSVPPTDMAGSRETHPSADPEAPPAGSPPPTSAGYPDRSDQGRLRNVAAELCLDIRGGKARPGAETKLAECSDEADQQWSYAKNGLLSSVARPDLCLDSHANDGVVTLGRCVAPSDARADEVRYDLTVLGELLPRWHEGLAVTPASSRKGADVVVKVRDGSADQRWMLDTSTTSPSPDTRSIDGRSGPSVKAGPDRPHADGEVCAGPTCEPALPGEQRPGPRGDGKKGDGKKNVGEKNDGKKNDGEKGNGRRPSPDSTGHGDVHKRYAEVGCCDGSEPVPPDRPGDRLRSPAVRGGDLDGVPSREALTAREMPAAEPGRERGGVGLAP
- a CDS encoding cupin domain-containing protein produces the protein MSSKNTDFAALLTRAAEAETSADPSSVMTLLADTDGPDGGFTVYRSTFAAGAVGAPAHFHTKATELFFVISGSLQVLVGEEITVLKAGDFLAVPPHTPHAFAAAPGCEADVLFIFTPGMARFDYLRLLGSVMRGESDPKKIAESSERYDNHYVDSPVWRNALAASWGR
- a CDS encoding sigma-70 family RNA polymerase sigma factor, with the translated sequence MAAEEDTHQNAGALTEGQAERMLAGMNEVIRAGEEMRKLRAEMIQLFAGFGWTQDKIAELADMSQPAVSKQMAKSRTDERLLPPMDLHLDQRDLPWLEGRLWGLAEEVSETLDDGAHCARYVHALVRGRKRFTPQNVDELRRLLEEDLRQHQVQLPGSHRHAYDEISRRLDIPENVTAPGSASVRRALAREIQRDWLRGDA